Proteins from one Leptonema illini DSM 21528 genomic window:
- a CDS encoding acyl-CoA dehydrogenase family protein yields the protein MKRLKRILPFTAEHDDFRAMVADFVDNEVAPQHEKWEKEKMVPREAWEKAGSLGMICPNFPEQYGGSGTDFLYNLIVIEELARVGATGLFLSLHGDVIAPYILHHASEEQKQAWLPDVIAGKKILAIAMTEPNAGSDLAGIQSTAIDKGDHYLLNGSKTFISNGYLSDLVITVAKTDTAKGMNGISLLMVERGMEGFERGRKLEKIGLHAQDTAELFFTDVKVPKKNLIGKEGYGFRYLMSELATERLVLAASNIRTAEAVLDMTIDYVKTRKAFGKSVGKFQNTQFALADMHTEQCAARVFLDQVVMEYMAGKKVTVEASQVKLLCSEMLKNHVDRCLQFFGGFGYMTEYPIARAYLDARVQTIYAGTSEIMREIIAGKGLGL from the coding sequence ATGAAGCGTTTAAAACGAATCCTGCCCTTCACGGCCGAGCATGACGATTTCCGTGCTATGGTCGCCGACTTTGTCGATAACGAGGTCGCCCCTCAGCATGAAAAATGGGAGAAGGAAAAGATGGTTCCGCGCGAGGCCTGGGAGAAGGCCGGCTCGCTGGGCATGATCTGCCCGAACTTTCCCGAGCAGTACGGCGGTTCGGGCACGGACTTCCTCTACAACCTCATCGTCATTGAAGAGCTGGCCCGCGTCGGCGCCACCGGACTCTTCCTCAGTCTGCACGGCGACGTCATCGCCCCGTATATTCTGCATCATGCATCTGAAGAACAGAAACAGGCCTGGCTTCCCGACGTTATCGCCGGTAAGAAGATCCTCGCCATTGCCATGACCGAGCCTAACGCAGGCTCAGACCTTGCCGGCATCCAGTCGACGGCCATAGATAAAGGCGATCATTATCTGCTGAACGGATCCAAGACCTTTATCTCAAACGGATACCTTTCTGACCTTGTCATCACTGTGGCCAAAACCGATACAGCGAAAGGCATGAACGGCATATCCCTTCTCATGGTGGAGCGCGGAATGGAAGGCTTCGAGCGTGGACGCAAGCTCGAGAAGATCGGGCTGCATGCGCAGGATACGGCCGAGCTTTTCTTTACCGACGTGAAGGTTCCCAAGAAGAATCTGATCGGCAAAGAGGGCTATGGCTTCCGCTATCTGATGAGCGAGCTGGCCACCGAGCGTCTTGTTCTTGCCGCCTCTAATATCAGAACCGCCGAGGCCGTACTCGACATGACGATCGACTACGTAAAAACGCGAAAGGCCTTCGGCAAATCCGTCGGCAAGTTCCAGAACACGCAGTTCGCCCTGGCCGATATGCATACGGAACAGTGTGCGGCTCGCGTCTTTCTCGATCAGGTCGTCATGGAATACATGGCCGGTAAGAAGGTGACCGTTGAGGCGTCGCAGGTGAAGCTGCTCTGCTCTGAGATGCTCAAGAATCATGTCGACCGATGCCTTCAGTTTTTCGGAGGATTCGGATACATGACCGAGTATCCGATTGCACGCGCCTATCTCGACGCTCGCGTACAGACGATCTATGCCGGCACGTCCGAGATCATGCGCGAGATCATCGCCGGGAAAGGGCTTGGTCTCTGA
- a CDS encoding nucleoside deaminase, whose amino-acid sequence MSKIEYPASPPDWICERLLLEAERAAQNDEIPIAAGLYRYDGDASWQEISVAANATITRKDPLAHAEMLVIDEARRGLNLEYLNGFVLVSTLEPCLYCTGALLLTRIDAVYYFARSDKGIRLCDAMDLSLTHKARGEKAGSSNHHPEILPVDSMAERSALLLERFFKQKRQG is encoded by the coding sequence ATGAGCAAGATTGAGTATCCTGCTTCGCCTCCGGACTGGATCTGCGAGAGGCTTCTTCTCGAGGCGGAGCGGGCCGCTCAAAACGACGAAATCCCCATAGCGGCCGGGCTGTATCGCTACGACGGTGATGCTTCCTGGCAGGAGATCAGCGTAGCGGCAAACGCTACGATTACGCGAAAGGATCCGCTGGCGCATGCCGAGATGCTTGTCATCGACGAGGCGCGGCGCGGTCTTAACCTTGAATACCTGAACGGCTTCGTTCTCGTAAGCACGCTTGAACCCTGTCTTTATTGTACGGGTGCTTTGCTTCTTACAAGGATCGATGCCGTTTATTATTTCGCCAGATCCGATAAAGGCATACGGCTGTGCGATGCGATGGACCTGTCGCTTACCCATAAGGCTCGCGGCGAAAAGGCCGGCTCATCCAATCACCATCCCGAAATCCTGCCCGTCGATTCCATGGCCGAGCGTTCTGCCCTTCTGCTCGAACGCTTCTTCAAGCAGAAGCGTCAGGGCTGA
- a CDS encoding MarR family winged helix-turn-helix transcriptional regulator has product MGRIVSLEDAFAYYINRTYRMLRVDFIHITREAGHELTPEQYFVLNKLYHRPGQSQSDLSAELNDRANMKRGLDVLEKAGLVERRSDDRDRRKNRVFLTDRGLQVVQSLNPAIEKARRRVYAGLNAKDMSAMRRILDIIETNLSREI; this is encoded by the coding sequence ATGGGCCGAATCGTTTCACTGGAAGATGCCTTCGCTTATTACATAAACCGAACCTACCGCATGCTGCGCGTGGATTTCATTCACATCACGCGCGAAGCCGGCCACGAGCTCACGCCCGAGCAGTATTTCGTTCTGAATAAACTCTATCATCGTCCCGGTCAGTCTCAGAGCGATCTGTCCGCCGAATTGAACGATAGAGCGAACATGAAGCGCGGACTGGACGTCCTCGAGAAGGCCGGACTCGTCGAGCGCAGGTCCGATGACCGCGATCGACGAAAGAACCGTGTCTTTCTGACTGATCGAGGATTACAGGTAGTGCAGAGCCTGAATCCGGCCATCGAAAAGGCACGGCGACGGGTCTATGCCGGGCTCAACGCTAAAGACATGAGCGCCATGAGGCGCATCCTCGACATCATAGAAACCAACCTCAGCCGCGAAATCTAA
- a CDS encoding cupin domain-containing protein → MPVITRPALPTHELSGTRFTSLATPTSGATSTSVWEVEISPGTPARPHRLTAEEVFVILSGTARVCIADTETTAMPGDCIVVPVDTDFSISVIGTESLRAICCLPVGGQAVLPDGQAFIPPWAM, encoded by the coding sequence ATGCCCGTAATTACAAGACCTGCCCTCCCCACACATGAGCTTTCGGGCACTCGTTTCACATCGCTTGCTACGCCAACCAGCGGCGCGACAAGCACAAGCGTCTGGGAAGTCGAAATCAGTCCGGGAACGCCCGCTCGCCCGCATCGTCTGACCGCTGAAGAGGTTTTCGTCATTCTTTCCGGAACGGCCAGGGTCTGTATAGCAGACACAGAGACGACGGCAATGCCGGGCGACTGCATCGTTGTGCCCGTTGATACGGACTTTTCCATTTCCGTTATCGGAACAGAAAGCCTTCGCGCAATCTGCTGTCTTCCCGTCGGAGGCCAGGCCGTTCTTCCCGATGGCCAAGCCTTCATCCCGCCCTGGGCCATGTAA